The Oncorhynchus nerka isolate Pitt River linkage group LG24, Oner_Uvic_2.0, whole genome shotgun sequence genome has a window encoding:
- the il17a/f3 gene encoding interleukin 17a/f3 yields MLLATVFRGLLVLGLIMSLDGRKKCQETKRKAANGSGPVEQRVMTVGLVLDPNLKTAVFPVLHKATRSLSPWTYSDTYDETRVPQHISQAQCQRSGCLTPDGEEDMGLESKPILHQTLVLRRVQGEKGSNGGKGRKKGKKKCYFYKLDSESVNVGCTCVRPSIFHQKQ; encoded by the exons atgcttCTGGCCACG GTCTTCAGAGGTTTACTGGTGCTGGGTCTGATCATGTCACTGGATGGACGTAAGAAATGCCAGGAGACCAAACGGAAGGCAGCCAATGGCTCCGGACCAGTCGAACAGAGAGTAATGACTGTAGGTTTAGTTCTGGATCCTAACCTGAAGACCGCTGTCTTCCCTGTCCTTCATAAAGCCAccaggtctctctctccgtgGACATACAG CGACACATACGATGAGACCCGGGTCCCTCAACATATCTCCCAGGCTCAGTGCCAGAGGTCTGGCTGTCTAACCCCAGACGGAGAAGAGGACATGGGGTTGGAGTCCAAACCCATACTCCATCAGACCTTGGTGCTCCGCAG GGTTCAGGGAGAGAAGGGCAGCAACGGGGGGAAGGGGAGGAAGAAGGGGAAGAAGAAGTGTTATTTCTACAAACTGGACAGTGAGAGTGTAAATGTGGGCTGTACCTGTGTGAGACCCAGCATTTTCCATCAGAAGCAGTGA